The following are encoded in a window of Leptodactylus fuscus isolate aLepFus1 chromosome 9, aLepFus1.hap2, whole genome shotgun sequence genomic DNA:
- the SGSM3 gene encoding small G protein signaling modulator 3 yields MSGSYTPSPGGPFSALTPSMWPQDILAKYTQKEQTVDQPEFRYDEFGFRVDKEDGAEPNSSKLLGIPLTEDPQQRLKWQAHLEFTHNHDVGDLTWDKIDVTLPHSDKLRSLVLAGIPHSMRPQLWMRLSGALQKKRNSEMTYRDIVRNSSNDETLAAKQIEKDLLRTMPSNACFSNLQSVGVPRLRRVLRGLAWLYPDIGYCQGTGMVAACLLLFLEEEDAFWMMSAIVEDLVPASYFNTTLIGVQTDQRVLRHLIVQYLPKLDKLLQEHDIELSLITLHWFLTAFASVVHIKLLLRIWDVFFYQGSLVLFQTTLGMLKLKEEELIQSENSAAIFNTLSDIPTHIEDADVLLREAMMIAGTLTEVMIEAQRRKHLAYLIADQGQLLNSTAAVTNLSKIMRRQSQRRKSGITTLLFGDDDFEALKAKNIKQTALVADLREAILQVARHFQCSDPKNCNIDLTPDYSMESHQRDHENYVSCSRSRRRRAKALLDFERHDDDELGFRKNDIITIISQKDEHCWVGELNGLRGWFPAKFVEILDERSKEYSIAGDDSVTEGVTDLVRGTLCPSIKAIFEHGLKKPSLLGGPCHPWLFIEEAASREVERDFDSVYSRLVLCKTYRLDEDGKVLTPEELLYRGVQSVNVSHDAAHAQMDVKLRSLICIGLNEQVIHLWLEVLCSSLQTVEKWYQPWSFLRSPGWVQIKCELRVLSKFAFSLSPDWELPVKREDKEKRPLKEGVQDMLVKHHLFSWDIDG; encoded by the exons ATGTCAG GGAGTTACACCCCGTCTCCAGGCGGCCCTTTCTCAGCCCTCACACCAAGCATGTGGCCACAGGACATACTTGCAAAATATACTCAG aaggagcagactgtagacCAGCCAGAGTTTCGCTATGATGAGTTTGGATTCAGAGTAGATAAAGAAG ATGGGGCAGAACCAAATTCAAGTAAGTTGTTGGGAATTCCACTTACAGAAGATCCCCAGCAGAGGTTAAAGTGGCAGGCCCATCTAGAATTCACCCACAACCATGATGTAGGAGACCTAACATGGGACAAGATTGATGTGACTCTCCCCCATTCTGACAAGTTGCGCTCTCTTGTGCTAGCTGGAATCCCCCACAGCATGAGACCACAG CTCTGGATGCGACTCTCAGGTGCCTTACAAAAGAAGCGAAATTCAGAGATGACATACAGAGATATTGTACGGAACAGCTCCAATGATGAGACTTTAGCTGCTAAACAG ATCGAAAAGGATTTGCTCCGCACTATGCCCAGCAATGCTTGTTTCTCCAATCTGCAAAGCGTGGGTGTGCCTCGTCTCCGAAGAGTGCTGCGTGGCCTGGCATGGTTGTACCCAGACATTGGGTATTGTCAAGGCACAGGCATG GTGGCTGCATGCTTACTGCTCTTTCTAGAGGAAGAAGACGCCTTCTGGATGATGAGTGCCATTGTAGAAGACTTAGTGCCAGCGTCTTATTTCAACACCACTCTGATTGGTGTACAAACAGATCAGCGGGTACTAAGACACCTCATTGTTCAATACCTCCCAAAACTGGACAAGCTACTACAGGAACATGATATTG AGCTGTCCCTCATTACTTTGCACTGGTTCCTCACCGCATTTGCCAGCGTGGTGCACATCAAACTGCTGTTACGGATCTGGGATGTTTTTTTCTACCAAGGTTCTCTTGTCTTGTTTCAGACCACTCTGGGCATGCTAAAACTGAAG GAGGAAGAGCTCATCCAGTCTGAAAACTCTGCTGCTATCTTTAACACCCTGTCCGATATTCCTACCCATATTGAGGATGCAGATGTTCTGCTGCGGGAAGCCATGATGATTGCAGGAACCCTGACGGAAGTTATGATCGAAGCTCAGAGGCGCAAACATCTGGCTTACCTTATAGCAGACCAGGGCCAGCTGCTTAATTCAACTGCTGCTGTGACTAACCTTTCTAAG ATTATGAGAAGACAGAGTCAGCGCAGAAAGTCTGGAATTACCACTCTCTTATTTG GTGATGATGATTTTGAGGCCCTAAAAGCCAAGAATATCAAGCAGACGGCTCTGGTGGCAGATCTGAGGGAGGCCATCCTGCAAGTTGCTCGTCACTTCCAATGCTCTGACCCTAAAAACTGTAATATT GACCTGACCCCAGATTACAGTATGGAGAGTCACCAGAGAGACCATGAGAATTATGTGTCCTGTTCACGAAGCAGACGCCGCAGGGCAAAGGCTCTTCTAGACTTTGAACGTCATGATGATGATGAGCTTGGCTTCCGCaagaatgacatcatcacg atcaTTTCACAGAAGGATGAACACTGTTGGGTTGGAGAATTAAATGGACTCCGGG GCTGGTTCCCTGCAAAGTTCGTGGAGATTCTTGATGAAAGGAGTAAAGAG TATTCCATTGCTGGGGATGACTCTGTCACAGAAGGAGTTACAGACTTGGTTCGAGGAACTTTATGTCCTAGTATTAAGGCAATATTTGAACATGGACTGAAGAAACCATCTCTGTTAGGAGGTCCCTGTCATCCTTGGCTATTTATTGAGGAG GCTGCCAGTCGGGAAGTGGAGAGAGACTTTGATTCAGTATATTCACGCCTTGTCCTCTGTAAGACCTACAG GTTAGATGAGGATGGCAAGGTGTTAACTCCAGAGGAGCTATTGTACAGG gGAGTGCAGTCAGTGAATGTAAGCCATGATGCTGCTCATGCACAGATGGACGTCAAGCTCCGTTCACTTATTTGTATTGGCCTCAA TGAGCAGGTCATCCATTTGTGGCTTGAAGTACTTTGCTCCAGCCTGCAGACAGTTGAGAAATGGTACCAGCCATGGTCTTTCTTGAGGAGCCCAGGATGGGTACAGATAAAGTGTGAGCTAAG GGTCCTTTCAAAGTTTGCCTTCAGTTTGTCGCCAGACTGGGAATTACCTGTGAAAAGAGAG GACAAGGAGAAGAGGCCATTGAAGGAAGGGGTACAAGACATGTTAGTTAAACATCACCTCTTCAGCTGGGACATTGATGGCTGA